In Streptomyces sp. NBC_00344, the genomic window GTCATGCCGCCCATCGAGTGGCCCACCAGCACCAGGGGTCCCTCGGGCGCCACCTCGTCGATGACCGCCTTCAGATCCCGGCCGAGCTGGTCGATGGTGACCGGCACCCCGTCGCCCTGCGCCCGGCCGCGCTGCGAACGGCCGTGGCTGCGCTGGTCCCAGTGGACCGTGCGCACGATGCCGCGCAGCGCCGCGCGCTGGAAGTGCCAGGAGTCCTGACTGAGGCAGTAGCCGTGCGAGAAGACCACCGTGACCGGCGGGCCTGCCCGCCGGCCGAAGAGTCTGCGTTTCCGGGCACCGGCCGCCTCGGGTTCGAGCTCGTCGACCTCGTAGTAGATCTTGGTTCCGTCGTCCGCGAGGGCCCGCCCGGGTGTACCGCGCAGCGCGCCATAGGGTCCTGAGGCGTCCAGTGCGAGGCGCGCCTTCTTGCGCATGCCCCGGCCGACCGTCAGCCGCTCGACCGCCACCCCCGCCGCCGCGCCGGCCGCGAGGACGCCGATCGCGGCGCCGGCGAAGCCGCCGGCCCGGCGCCAGTTGGCGCCCGCCACGACGGCCTCGACCACTTCCGCGCTGGTGCTCTCGCTCACCGTGCCGCTCCTACTGGTCGTCGGGCTGGTCGTCCAGGTCCTCATGGACATACACGCGGTCCACCCGCGCACCGATACGGGTGACGATCTCGTAGGCGATGGTGTCCGCGGCCACCGCCCAGTCCTCGGCGGTCGGCTCGCCCCGGTCGCCCGGGCCGAACAGCACGGCCTGCGCTCCCGGTGCCGGCTCGTCCCCGCCCAGGTCCACCACGAACTGGTCCATCGCCACCCGGCCGGCCACCCGCCGCCACGCGCCGTCGACCAGCACTGGACCTCTACCCGAAGCGTGGCGGGGAATGCCGTCCGCATATCCGAGCGGGACCAGACCCAGGGTGGTCTCGGCAGAAGTGACGTAGTTGTGCCCGTAACTGACGCCGTGCCCGGCGGGGACATGCTTGACCAGACTCAGGCCGGCGCTGAGCGTCATCACCGGACGCAGTCCGAAGTCGGCGGCGCTGCCGACCTGCGGGACCGGCGAGATGCCGTAGAGCGCGACCCCGGTGCGCACCAGGTCGTACTGCGCGTCGGGCAGGGTCAGCACGGCGGGCGAGTTGGCGATGTGGCGGACCTCCGGCTGGATCCCCGCCTTCTCCGCATAGTCGATGGCCTCGTCGAAACGGGCCGTCTGGGCGGCGATCGAGGGGTGACCGGGCTCGTCGGCGCACGCGTAGTGCGACCAGAGTCCGGTGACCTTCACCAGGCCCCCGGCCTCCGCCGCGAGCGCCGCGCCGATCAGCTCCGGCCAGTCGGCGGGCTGGCAGCCGCCGCGCCCCAGACCGGTGTCGGCCTTCAGCTGGACCCGGGCGGTGCGGCCGCTCTGCTGTGCGGCGGCGCACACCTCGTCCAGCGCCCAGATGGCGCTCACCGACACATCGATATCGGCTTCGATGGCCGCACGCCACGGCCCGCCCGGTGTCCACAGCCAGCACAGCAGCCGGGCCCCGATGCCCGCGGCGCGCAGCGCGAGGGCTTCCTGCGGGGTGGCGGTGCCGAGCCAGTCCGCCCCGGCCCGCAGCGCGGCCCTGGCGCAGGGCAGCATGCCGTGCCCGTACGCGTCCGCCTTGACCACGGCCATCAGCCGGGCCCGGGGCGCGCGGGCGCGCAGAGCGTGAACATTGGCGCGCAGAGCCGCCAGATCGATCTCGGCGCGCGCTCGCATGGGTGTTTCAGTCATCGCGGCCCAGTCTCTCAGAGCGGTGACAGCGGGAACGCACGGCGGATCACCGGCAGATGTCCCGCCAGGCCCCGGCGACGTGTTCCGCGACATCCTGCGCCA contains:
- the alr gene encoding alanine racemase; amino-acid sequence: MTETPMRARAEIDLAALRANVHALRARAPRARLMAVVKADAYGHGMLPCARAALRAGADWLGTATPQEALALRAAGIGARLLCWLWTPGGPWRAAIEADIDVSVSAIWALDEVCAAAQQSGRTARVQLKADTGLGRGGCQPADWPELIGAALAAEAGGLVKVTGLWSHYACADEPGHPSIAAQTARFDEAIDYAEKAGIQPEVRHIANSPAVLTLPDAQYDLVRTGVALYGISPVPQVGSAADFGLRPVMTLSAGLSLVKHVPAGHGVSYGHNYVTSAETTLGLVPLGYADGIPRHASGRGPVLVDGAWRRVAGRVAMDQFVVDLGGDEPAPGAQAVLFGPGDRGEPTAEDWAVAADTIAYEIVTRIGARVDRVYVHEDLDDQPDDQ